A region of Streptomyces sp. TG1A-60 DNA encodes the following proteins:
- a CDS encoding acyltransferase: MPNNIAASLPQQCSAPSGQIAEPREHRLDIDLMRLICSATIMLGHVGAQFIRSTGNTPANGTGSYWAGHVAEAINPFAVPMYFAIAGWAVLVGAPPRDSDRMWKRIVRNIVPLFAWTAIYLVWAWLRNRNDRPMTELAADSFFGSVQPAYHLWFMYNYIPIIALLAFAMLIKAGKRPWGLGAALLGIAVLPSVLTTFSEVTGREMPSVAWGFGTYSLVYAVGGAMLFAIPAGAVRLRWPLFALLPITMAASLWYNTQVHYVMPNAHLFVAVMSICMLLLISRIRIPEKRRPLLQKLAGAALGAYMVHVLFVEELVTPLVSPDLSGPVAGLLLISLVLTVMALSFATSLLWGKLNLRRLLG; encoded by the coding sequence GTGCCGAATAACATAGCCGCAAGCCTGCCCCAGCAGTGCAGCGCTCCTTCCGGACAGATCGCCGAACCGCGGGAACACCGCCTTGACATCGATCTGATGCGGCTGATCTGCTCCGCCACCATCATGCTGGGCCACGTAGGCGCCCAGTTCATCCGCTCGACCGGGAACACCCCCGCCAACGGCACAGGGTCGTACTGGGCAGGACACGTGGCCGAGGCGATCAACCCGTTCGCTGTTCCCATGTACTTCGCCATCGCCGGCTGGGCCGTGCTGGTCGGCGCACCCCCGCGAGACAGCGACAGGATGTGGAAGAGGATCGTCCGCAATATCGTTCCGCTCTTCGCGTGGACGGCGATCTACCTGGTCTGGGCCTGGCTGCGGAACCGCAACGACCGGCCCATGACCGAGCTGGCGGCAGACTCCTTCTTCGGTTCTGTACAGCCCGCCTACCACCTGTGGTTCATGTACAACTACATCCCGATCATCGCGCTGCTTGCCTTCGCGATGCTGATCAAGGCCGGGAAGCGGCCCTGGGGGCTGGGAGCCGCACTGCTCGGGATCGCGGTCCTGCCGAGCGTGTTGACCACCTTCTCCGAGGTCACGGGTCGGGAAATGCCGTCCGTGGCCTGGGGATTCGGTACCTATTCGCTGGTGTACGCGGTCGGGGGCGCGATGTTGTTCGCCATCCCGGCCGGGGCCGTACGGTTGCGCTGGCCGCTGTTCGCTCTGCTGCCGATCACGATGGCCGCGTCCCTCTGGTACAACACGCAGGTCCATTACGTGATGCCCAACGCTCACCTGTTCGTCGCCGTCATGAGCATCTGCATGCTGCTCCTGATCAGCAGGATCCGGATCCCGGAGAAACGGCGGCCACTCCTGCAGAAGCTGGCCGGCGCCGCGCTCGGCGCGTACATGGTGCATGTGCTGTTCGTCGAGGAACTCGTCACCCCCCTGGTGTCGCCGGACCTGAGCGGACCGGTGGCGGGGCTACTTCTGATCAGTCTGGTGCTCACGGTCATGGCGCTGTCGTTCGCCACCAGCCTGCTGTGGGGCAAGCTGAACCTGCGGCGCCTGCTTGGCTGA
- a CDS encoding class I SAM-dependent methyltransferase translates to MNSRPLLTSSASRRLLRPVTDLIDQRIERRIRSAAAAKEAEDAVEKKQLRDAVELMKHHQLTLELLLGPRARGLSRIVSHGPLNRLYSEVEALSGDRDAAVRNVATAFRLLVALESLGVGRIAGGTMNICGKLGTIPLLDPPNDEILEIGTLYGMFSAGLVRMMERDGRSPSVTIVDPFAGVQLQPGSPERPDPSGAPVDEHAVRTNLALAGPAGVGARIQRGFSENADTRAAVSDRSYGVIVVDGDHSAEGVLADLQWAEQVAAPGAVIVLDDYGDPKWPGIKDALDKHLTGETRFTYLGKAALSAYLRAS, encoded by the coding sequence ATGAATAGCCGCCCCCTGCTCACCAGTTCGGCTTCCCGACGTCTGCTGCGCCCGGTCACCGACCTCATCGACCAGCGCATCGAGCGGCGGATCCGCTCGGCGGCCGCTGCGAAAGAGGCAGAGGACGCCGTGGAGAAGAAGCAACTCCGTGACGCCGTCGAACTGATGAAGCACCATCAGCTCACCCTCGAACTACTGCTCGGCCCTCGCGCTCGCGGGCTCTCGCGGATCGTGAGCCATGGCCCCCTGAACCGCCTGTACTCCGAGGTGGAGGCACTGTCCGGAGACCGGGACGCCGCCGTCCGCAATGTCGCCACCGCGTTCCGCCTGCTGGTCGCGCTGGAGTCACTCGGGGTCGGCCGGATCGCCGGCGGCACCATGAACATCTGCGGCAAGCTCGGCACGATTCCCCTGCTCGACCCGCCGAACGACGAGATACTCGAGATCGGCACGCTATACGGCATGTTCTCCGCCGGGCTGGTCCGGATGATGGAGCGCGACGGCCGCAGCCCGAGCGTGACAATCGTCGACCCGTTCGCCGGCGTGCAGCTCCAGCCCGGCTCTCCCGAGCGGCCCGACCCCTCCGGCGCCCCGGTCGACGAGCACGCCGTCCGCACCAACCTCGCCCTGGCCGGCCCGGCGGGCGTGGGCGCCCGGATCCAGCGGGGCTTCTCCGAGAACGCCGACACCCGCGCGGCCGTCTCGGACCGCAGCTACGGCGTGATCGTCGTCGACGGCGACCACTCGGCCGAGGGCGTCCTCGCCGACCTCCAGTGGGCCGAGCAGGTCGCCGCGCCGGGCGCGGTGATCGTCCTCGACGACTACGGCGACCCCAAGTGGCCCGGTATCAAGGACGCGCTCGACAAGCACCTGACCGGCGAGACGCGCTTCACCTACCTGGGCAAGGCCGCCCTCTCGGCCTATCTGCGCGCCTCCTGA
- a CDS encoding family 43 glycosylhydrolase, producing the protein MLGAALLALFASLLSVQTVQTAPPAAAADGKPYTNPVKSQKGADPWLEYHDGNYYLVTTSFTGELTMRKSPTLAGLSTAPSVQVWSDSTSSRNWNMWAPEIHFFDGKWYLYYSAGPRTSDCCDDQRTHVLESAGSDPMGPYTFKNTLTGSNLNPNGWLIDVSVLKHDNKLYLAGSGSVGGSRQSLVIAPLSNPYTLAGSTFTVISSPTLSWERQSGDVNEAPEPLYRNGRTFLIYSASACWGPDYKLGQLELTGSDPLLASSWTKKQTPVFQRSDANSVYAPGHNGFFTSPDGTENWIVYHANDSASDGCDNGRTTRAQKFTWNADGTPNFGTPVALGTTLAGPSGETATTPNAYTIVNRNSGKCLDVNGGNTADGTDIFQWTCNGGANQKWRVEDRADDTSRLVNVATGKVADVADCASADGADIRQWSWLNNDCQKFRMVYLGGDHVRIVSAATGKVMDVADCGTANGVDVRQWSWLNNDCQQWKLVPTTA; encoded by the coding sequence ATGCTGGGGGCAGCGCTGCTGGCCCTGTTCGCCTCGCTCCTCTCCGTGCAGACCGTCCAGACCGCGCCGCCCGCCGCCGCGGCCGACGGCAAGCCGTACACCAACCCGGTCAAGTCCCAGAAGGGCGCCGACCCGTGGCTGGAGTACCACGACGGCAACTACTACCTGGTGACGACCTCGTTCACCGGTGAGCTGACCATGCGGAAGTCGCCGACGCTGGCCGGGCTGAGCACCGCGCCCAGCGTGCAGGTGTGGTCCGACAGCACCAGCAGCCGCAACTGGAACATGTGGGCCCCGGAGATCCACTTCTTCGACGGCAAGTGGTACCTGTACTACTCCGCCGGGCCGCGCACATCCGACTGCTGTGACGATCAGCGCACTCACGTGCTGGAGAGCGCCGGGTCCGACCCGATGGGCCCGTACACCTTCAAGAACACCCTCACCGGGTCCAACCTGAACCCGAACGGCTGGCTGATCGACGTCAGCGTGCTCAAGCACGACAACAAGCTGTACCTGGCGGGCAGTGGTTCGGTGGGCGGCAGCAGGCAGAGCCTCGTCATCGCGCCGCTCAGCAACCCGTACACGCTCGCCGGCTCCACCTTCACCGTCATCTCCAGCCCGACCCTGAGCTGGGAGAGGCAGAGCGGGGACGTCAACGAAGCGCCCGAGCCGCTCTACCGCAACGGCCGCACCTTCCTCATCTACTCCGCGAGCGCCTGCTGGGGCCCCGACTACAAGCTCGGGCAGCTGGAGCTGACCGGCTCCGACCCGCTGCTCGCCTCCTCGTGGACGAAGAAGCAGACGCCGGTCTTCCAGCGCAGCGACGCCAACAGCGTGTACGCGCCCGGCCACAACGGGTTCTTCACCTCGCCCGACGGCACGGAGAACTGGATCGTCTACCACGCCAACGACTCGGCGAGCGACGGCTGCGACAACGGCCGTACGACGCGTGCCCAGAAGTTCACCTGGAACGCGGACGGCACCCCGAACTTCGGCACCCCCGTCGCCCTCGGCACGACGCTCGCCGGCCCCTCCGGTGAGACGGCGACGACGCCGAACGCGTACACGATCGTCAACCGCAACAGCGGCAAGTGCCTGGACGTCAACGGCGGCAACACCGCAGACGGCACCGACATCTTCCAGTGGACCTGCAACGGCGGGGCCAACCAGAAGTGGCGCGTCGAGGACCGCGCCGACGACACCAGCCGGCTGGTGAACGTGGCCACCGGCAAGGTCGCCGATGTCGCCGACTGCGCGAGCGCCGACGGCGCCGACATCCGGCAGTGGTCCTGGCTGAACAACGACTGCCAGAAGTTCCGCATGGTCTACCTGGGCGGCGACCACGTGCGGATCGTGAGCGCCGCCACCGGCAAGGTCATGGACGTCGCCGACTGCGGTACCGCCAACGGCGTCGACGTACGTCAGTGGTCCTGGCTCAACAACGACTGCCAGCAGTGGAAGCTCGTCCCCACAACCGCCTGA
- a CDS encoding family 43 glycosylhydrolase produces MRRLVRRVVVAAAAAFAVLTTVTTPAQAAAPASPAVTFTNPIAEQRADPHIYKHTDGYYYFTATVPAYDRIVMRRATTLQGLATAAETTIWTKHASGEMGAHIWAPEIHFIDGKWYIHFAAGASNDIWKIRPYVLETGAANPLTGTWTEKGRIALPLDTFSLDATTFVHNGTRYLSWAQNDPAVGSGTNIYLAPMSNPWTISGTPVRISTPTHSWETVGHRVNEGPAVIQRNGRVFMTFSASATDANYCLGLLTADATADLMNPASWTKNPNPVFRSNAATSQYGPGHNTFTTSEDGKSDILVYHDRSYKDISGDPLNDPNRRTRYQKLYWNADGTPNFGIPVADGTTPVRLSSYNFPDRFIRHWEYRAKLEADVTNLADSQFRVVTGLAGSGTVSLESANFPGYYLRHKNHELWVEKDNGTALFDADASFHQRAGLADSAAGVSYESYNFPGRYIRHYENLLYSQPVSTTLDRQDATFYKE; encoded by the coding sequence ATGAGACGTCTCGTCAGACGCGTCGTGGTGGCCGCGGCGGCAGCGTTCGCCGTCCTCACCACCGTGACCACGCCCGCCCAGGCGGCGGCCCCCGCATCCCCGGCCGTGACCTTCACCAACCCGATAGCCGAACAGCGGGCCGACCCGCACATCTACAAGCACACGGACGGCTACTACTACTTCACCGCCACCGTGCCCGCATACGACAGGATCGTCATGCGGCGGGCCACCACCCTCCAGGGCCTCGCCACGGCCGCCGAGACCACCATCTGGACCAAGCACGCCAGCGGTGAGATGGGCGCCCACATCTGGGCCCCGGAGATCCACTTCATCGACGGCAAGTGGTACATCCACTTCGCGGCCGGCGCCTCCAACGACATCTGGAAGATCCGCCCGTACGTCCTGGAGACCGGCGCCGCCAACCCGCTCACCGGCACCTGGACCGAGAAGGGCCGCATCGCCCTGCCGCTGGACACCTTCTCGCTCGACGCGACGACCTTCGTCCACAACGGCACCCGCTACCTCAGCTGGGCCCAGAACGACCCCGCCGTCGGCAGCGGTACGAACATCTACCTCGCCCCGATGTCCAACCCCTGGACCATCAGCGGCACCCCGGTGCGGATCTCCACGCCCACCCACTCCTGGGAGACCGTCGGCCACCGCGTCAACGAGGGCCCGGCCGTCATCCAGCGCAACGGCAGGGTCTTCATGACCTTCTCGGCCAGCGCCACCGACGCCAACTACTGCCTGGGCCTGCTGACCGCCGACGCCACCGCCGACCTCATGAACCCGGCCTCCTGGACGAAGAACCCGAACCCGGTGTTCAGGAGCAACGCCGCCACCAGCCAGTACGGCCCCGGCCACAACACCTTCACCACGTCCGAGGACGGCAAGTCGGACATCCTCGTCTACCACGACCGCAGCTACAAGGACATCAGTGGCGACCCGCTCAACGACCCCAACCGCCGCACCCGCTACCAGAAGCTGTACTGGAACGCCGACGGCACCCCGAACTTCGGCATCCCCGTCGCCGACGGCACGACCCCGGTCCGCCTCTCCTCGTACAACTTCCCGGACAGGTTCATCCGGCACTGGGAGTACCGCGCGAAGCTGGAGGCCGACGTCACCAACCTCGCCGACTCGCAGTTCCGGGTCGTCACCGGCCTGGCCGGCAGCGGCACGGTCTCGCTGGAGTCGGCGAACTTCCCCGGCTACTACCTGCGCCACAAGAACCACGAGCTGTGGGTGGAGAAGGACAACGGCACGGCCCTCTTCGACGCCGACGCCTCCTTCCACCAGCGCGCCGGTCTCGCCGACTCCGCGGCCGGGGTGTCGTACGAGTCGTACAACTTCCCTGGTCGCTACATCCGGCACTACGAGAACCTGCTCTACAGCCAGCCGGTGAGCACGACCCTCGACCGGCAGGACGCCACCTTCTACAAGGAGTAG